The genomic DNA CACGTCGGTGCCGGGGGCCTCCGACTACTTCCTCGGTTCCGCAGTGTGCTACTCGCCCCGGGCGAAGCGGGAGATCCTCGGCGTCTCCCAGGAGACGATCGACGGGCCGGGTTTGGTCAGTGCGGAGTGCGCCCGCGAGATGGCTGCGGGAGCACGCCGGCTGTTCGGCGCCGACGTCGCCCTGGCGCTCACCGGCGCGGCCGGACCGCAGCCCCACGCCGGTGCGGAGCCCGGCCAGATCTGGGCGGCGCTGGAGGCCGAGGGCGTGTCGCACCAGCGTGGCCTGCGCTCGCCGGGCGATCGCGACCTCGTGCGGCGGTGGGCGGAGCAGGCCGGGCTGGACTTGGTGCGCCGCCACCTCCAGGGCGCGCCCTTGCCCAACGGGCCTCGCCCGCCGTGATGGCGCGGGACCGAGCGTCGCGACCAGAGGCCAAGGCCCTGCGGCTGTTCGTGGCGGTGGACGTGCCCGAGCAGGTCCGTGACCGGATGCAGGAGGCGATCGGGCCCTGGCGCGAGCGCCTCCCCCGGGCGAGGTGGGTGCCGAAGCAGAACCAGCACGTGACCCTGAAGTTCCTCGGCCGGACGTGGCCCCGGCTCGTGGGGTGGGTCACGGAGACCGTCGAGACAGTCGCTCGCCAGAGCGAGCCGTTCGAGACCCGCGTCACCGGGCTCGGCGTGTTCCCCTCGACGCGCCGAGCCCGGGTGCTGTGGGCGGGCCTGGACGATCCGGGTGGTCGCCTGGCCTCACTGGCTGCCGACCTCGAGGCGACGCTGGCCAAGGAG from Candidatus Methylomirabilota bacterium includes the following:
- the thpR gene encoding RNA 2',3'-cyclic phosphodiesterase is translated as MARDRASRPEAKALRLFVAVDVPEQVRDRMQEAIGPWRERLPRARWVPKQNQHVTLKFLGRTWPRLVGWVTETVETVARQSEPFETRVTGLGVFPSTRRARVLWAGLDDPGGRLASLAADLEATLAKEFTPEKRGFTAHLTVARFDPPVPFDGEEIMAADVASEPFAVDRLVVYRSHLRRPAPIYEAVGEFAFGSRGD